Below is a window of Prosthecochloris sp. GSB1 DNA.
GATCCTTGACCGCAATTTCAGCGAGGGCTTTGCGGTTGATGTCGATATTTTTTCTGTGCATCGCTTCCATGAGGCGCGAGTAACTGGTTCCGTTCTCACGGGCAGCCGCATTGATGCGCATGATCCAGAGAGCGCGGAAGGTCCTTTTCTTCGCCCTTCTGTCACGGTACGCATACTGTTCTCCCTTGTCGACAGCGTGTTTGGCGACAGTCAGGATAGTGCCCCGCGAGCCCCAGTATCCTTTTGCTTTTTTCAGTATCCGTTTTCTTTTCGCACGGGAGGCAACCGCGTTATTTGCTCTTGGCATCGTTGTGTCGTTTAATGTTTACAGGTAGTGTTTCTCAGGCCAGGATCATGCGTTTGATCTGCTTTTCCTGGGATCCGTCGACCAGCGTGGACTGATGCAGGCGACGGGTTCTTTTCCTGTTTTTCTTTTCGAGGTTGTGAGAACCGTTCATCCGTTCGCGCTTGATTTTTCCCGACGCAGTTTTTTTGAACCGCTTGCATGCGCCGCGGTGTGATTTCATTTTTGGCATGATCGTATCGTTTTATTGAGTATGAATTATTCGGCTTTATCCTCTTGCCGCTGTTTTACCAGCTGGCGTTCGTACACTTCGATTTTTTTCTTGTCGGGCTCGAAATAAACGAAGAGCCGCTTGCCCTCGAATTTCGGTTCACCTTCACGGTTGCTGACATTCTGGAGGCGTTCAGTCAGTCGTTCGATGAGCTCGAACCCCTTGTCCTTGTAAATGATC
It encodes the following:
- the rplT gene encoding 50S ribosomal protein L20 translates to MPRANNAVASRAKRKRILKKAKGYWGSRGTILTVAKHAVDKGEQYAYRDRRAKKRTFRALWIMRINAAARENGTSYSRLMEAMHRKNIDINRKALAEIAVKDPAAFSKIVKSAID
- the rpmI gene encoding 50S ribosomal protein L35; amino-acid sequence: MPKMKSHRGACKRFKKTASGKIKRERMNGSHNLEKKNRKRTRRLHQSTLVDGSQEKQIKRMILA